CTCTCATACCTAAAAGCTGAAATGACTGAGAAATGAGATTTTTGATTACCAAGAGCTGTTTGATAGGCTCCTGTGTTTGCAGCACATTCCCTACATAGGTTATAGATACTTATGGGCTGGAGGGATGGGCCTTTTGGTGGACAGCTGGAGGCTTCAGTGGGTCCTAGGAAACAGAACAAGAAGatgttcttcctgctgtctgtccTACATCTTCCCTGTAATCTCCCTTAGGACAGAGTGAATATTACCTGAAGCATCATTACTGGAATACAGTTCTGTGCTGACGAGTGCATCTTCTGACAAAGTCTTCCATTTGTCTTCTAAATCCCACCCAAGTCAAGAGTTCTGCCACAATGTGGGTTGTGACTCATGCTGAGATGTCAGGATCTCCTCACCTGAGACTGTGAGCTCCACAGGGACACTGGCATGTGACAACAGGTAGAGAGATGAGTCTTGAGAACCATAGCACCTGTAGGTGCCTGAGAGATGGGAGGTCACAGCACTCATGGAGAATTCTGCCTGGAACTGCCCATCTTGGGACTTTGATTTTAGTCGCAGGGGTGGCTGGACTGATCCCTCCTTGGACAGAATGAAAGTGTCCACACTGTACATTGACCAACACAGCAGGGTCACGTTCTCTCCTGAGTGTACTGTTGAGTTAGGCTTCACTGAGAGGGAAGGAGTGACACGGAGCTGTCCTGAAGAGAAGAGGGATGATGAGAGGCTGGCTTCCTTGTTCTGAGTTCAAACTAGACAAGATTCCACCTTGAGaacctgtgtctctgtctcttttctgacTGAGCTCAGCTCCTGCTCTTTTCTTCCATCATGTTTTTCTGACTAAGATTCCTGTCTCTCATCTGAGCCCTAAGCTCCTCAGCTCCCCCATGAGATCCTGAGCAGAGGTCTGATTTAATCTCTGTAGAGAGGCCTGAGCAGAGTACCTGATTTAATCTATGTAGATCCTCACCTGTGATCAGGATGTCCAGGAAATCACTAGATGCTGACCATTCAGAGGAGAGGTTGTGCACACCATAGCATCTGTATTGGCCTCCAGTGGAGGGGCTCACACGGCCCAGTGAGAAGTTGGCCATGGAGAGGCCAGTGTCAGTCCTCTGACTAGGGTGTTGCATGATGTTAGATTCCCCCACCTTGTACAGAGCAAATCTGTCATAGTTGATGTCAGAGGAACACTGCAGGATGAGGCTCATTCCAGAGTCCAGGATATGGCCTTGGAGAGTGAGCAGAGAGGGCTTCTTGGACAGTCCTAAAGGGAAAGTGACCGCTATGGACTGAGATTTTGTTCTACCAAACACTTATGCCCTCACATCCTGCCCAGCCCATGTCACAGCTTCTCCCCAAGCTGGGTTGTGATTGAGAATACAGGCTCCTCATTTAGTCCTCCTCTACCTGCAACTCTGCAGAGGGGCAGGCCATGGCCAAGGGCTTAGGGTCTCAGAAGATGACACGTGAATAACAAGAAGGGACTTGCCTGAGATAAGTACTTGTTGGAGCTCACTGGGTACTGACCACAGCTGTGGGGCATGTTCATAGTAACCGTAACATCTGAATGTCCCTGTGTGGTTTAGGGTCAAGGGTCCCATAGCAAAAAATGGCTTCATACAGTCCACTAGAATTTATATACTGTGTGTCCAGTGAGCTggtgaatttctgatcttccttggTGAGAATGAATTTATCATAGTCACTCTGTGAGGCACACTGGAGTGTCATGTTCCCTCCCATTGTCACCACAGGGCTAGGAAGTACTGACAGCATGGGTTTATAGTACCAATAGATTCCtaggagagaaggaggcagtCTGTCACATGTTCTCACACTGCACAATATTCTCATGGAACACTCTGTGGGAGGGGAATACTCCTGAGAGCAGAGCCTGGGGTTGAGAATCTGACTGTCCCCTCACCTGTCACCACCAGCTCCAGAGTGTCACTGGGCTCTGACCAACCAGCTGAGCTGTAACAATAACAGCGATAGTGccctgtatgctcttctgtcacaGAAGGGATGAAGAACTTGACCTTGTTCCCGGGCTCCTGTGATGTCTGTGTGCTCCAGGTTTCTGAGATTACCTCCTTATTCAGAAAACATATTTCTGCATCCAGATTCCCCTGACACCAGATGGTCATGGCTCCTCTGGAGGTGATCACAGAGCCTGGTTCAGCCTTGATGGTTGGTTTTTGGAGGTTCCCTACATAGAAGTAAGACAGAAGCATATGGGTGTGTTTGAAAGTGGTACAGAGAAAGTCCCACAGTGgatgttgctttcttctttttaatttattcttctgtcATACAATACACAGGAAGACAGCCTCCCATCCTCTCCTCATTCCTAATATTACACAaccctccccactttccttcaTCTCCAGATTCACTGTTCCTCCATGTTCTTTCAGAGAGTAGAAGACTTTTCAGTGACATTTACTGAATGTGGCATAAGAAGATGCAAAAATATTAGGCACATACCCTCATATTAAgactggacaaggcaaaccaCAAGGACCAAAAAGATCCCATGTGTTTGCGAAAGTGTCAGAGACATCTCCACTCCCAGTGAACCTAAAGCAAGCCAggtgattgtgcaaacacatttAATCTGCAGACTCAGGAGATaaagccaggtggatctctgagttggagcccagtctggtctacagagtgaggtccaggacagtaAACCTGGAGTACATAGTGAAATACAATCCCATgcagccaaacaacaacaacaacacaaaaccatgCCAAACAGtcacagcatgtatgcagagaTCCTAGGACAGACCCATGCAGACTCTGTGAGCCCTGATGATTTGGGCTTAGctggttctgttttctcctggctGAGTTATCCAGGTGCCCTCAATCTCTCTAGCTACTACCATCCTTCATCTCTGTTCTTCCAGATTTCCTGAACTCTAGTGGATTATGCTAAAGCTGGTCCAGATTAACAGAAAGCCTCATGAAGAACCATCTCCCTACTGGGAACTCTGGGCTTTGCTGTCACCCTCAGCCTTTCATTCTGTGTCTTGGGTCTAAATATTTCCTGTGCTGTGTGTCAAAGTTGTAAAGAGCCCTGGATCCTCACATACACAGATACCAAGTGCTCTCTGAGGGACTGTATCATTTCAATATCATTCTGTGgaaatggtgggtttttttttttacctgagaCCAGGAGCTCCAGGGGTTCACTAGGCTCTGACCACACCTGTGGTTTGTTCTTGTCATAGCTGTAGCATTTGTATATCCATCTCTGGTTGGGGCTCACAGGGCCCACAGAGAACAGGGCCTGGAACTTCCCAGTAGAAAGGTTATACTGTGAGTCTTGCTTCCAGAAGAGCTTCTGTGGTCCTTCTACCATCAGAATGAAGCCATGATAATACTGCCTGGACTCACACAGGAGGGTGACATAATCTCCTGAGGTCACCACATGGCTGGTTTGGGCTGAAAGGCTGGGTTTCCCGTAGGCTCCtaggagagaagggggaatgaGGTAAATGTCGTCAACTCTCATTATCCTCCTTGGCTCCTCTGATttggagtgtgggtgggtgggcatTGCTGTTAACAGACCCAAGTCTAGACAGTGAAACCATGAGGTCTGGGACCCTGTGTGTTCTCTCACCTGTCACCACAAGCTCCAGGGGGTCACTGAAGTCTGATGATTTACCCTGGGTCTTGTAGGAACATTGATATTGCCCTGCAATTTGCTGGTCTACATACGACAATGCGAATTTAGTcttgttttctggcttctgttggTTGTTTGTGACTATTGCATATTGATGGCCATTTTTATAGAACATGTACTTGTTGGCTCCAATGTTCGCATCACACAATAAGGTCACTTTAGTCCTCATTGAGACCACAGAGTCTGGGTGTGCTCTGAGGGTAGGCTTAGGGAGGGACCCTGCAAGTAACAGAGAAGCTAAGATTCAGGACACTCACCTTCAGATTGCAGTCCGTAACCCCATGGCCTTCCAGCCACCCCCCGCGCCCCCCAGACTAACACATGTGGTGTTTTCCACCATCACTGCCCAGGCATGGCTCTTGGATAGGAAGAGAAGAGCATTTCAGGAGAGCTGCAGACACACTCACCTGTCAGTACTGGGATCCAGAGGCCCAGAGTCAGTCCTGGAAGAGAGTTCTTTGTAAGAGATTTGTCCCTAAGGCTGAGCAAGTCCTCTCCTCTGCAGAACTGCCTGAGACCCTGTGGTCTCCTGATGAGTGCTGAGCTACAGGTCCTGATCATTTCTAGATATCAGTGTCCCCTCCCCGTCTTCACATCTCACCAAGACAGAGCAGGGCTGTGAAGGTGAAGGTCATGGCATCTCCTCTCAGAGGCTGCAACTGTGCTTGAAGGCAGAGCTACAGAGCCTTTCTGAAGGGATTGGAAAcagggtgtggccttggaggcaGGGCTGTCCTTTTGATATGGTCACATTTCAGCAGCCCCACAGGAAGTGGAAATTCTCTCCTCAGACTCTGTACTCTGACTTCCTCAATGCTGTGACTAGGCCAGGCAGTAGACCCTCTGCAATCAGGTCTTACACAGATGACATTTCCTCAGCTCACCATGTCTGCCTCACCTGTGCTCATCACTGTCAGAGCCATGCTGTAGCAGACACGTGTGAACATTTCACACAACAGTACAAATTTAAGTGCGGTTTTGCTTtgttccttttcccatttttacatgaaatatttccttttttcaacatttttgatGTTTCTGAGTAGGGTCCTACTGTGTATAACTGCTTGGAGTGAGAtttacagccttttttttttatagtct
This region of Arvicanthis niloticus isolate mArvNil1 unplaced genomic scaffold, mArvNil1.pat.X pat_scaffold_275_arrow_ctg1, whole genome shotgun sequence genomic DNA includes:
- the LOC117701849 gene encoding paired immunoglobulin-like receptor B, encoding MIRTCSSALIRRPQGLRQFCRGEDLLSLRDKSLTKNSLPGLTLGLWIPVLTGSLPKPTLRAHPDSVVSMRTKVTLLCDANIGANKYMFYKNGHQYAIVTNNQQKPENKTKFALSYVDQQIAGQYQCSYKTQGKSSDFSDPLELVVTGAYGKPSLSAQTSHVVTSGDYVTLLCESRQYYHGFILMVEGPQKLFWKQDSQYNLSTGKFQALFSVGPVSPNQRWIYKCYSYDKNKPQVWSEPSEPLELLVSGNLQKPTIKAEPGSVITSRGAMTIWCQGNLDAEICFLNKEVISETWSTQTSQEPGNKVKFFIPSVTEEHTGHYRCYCYSSAGWSEPSDTLELVVTGEGTVRFSTPGSALRSIPLPQRIYWYYKPMLSVLPSPVVTMGGNMTLQCASQSDYDKFILTKEDQKFTSSLDTQYINSSGLTKSQSIAVTFPLGLSKKPSLLTLQGHILDSGMSLILQCSSDINYDRFALYKVGESNIMQHPSQRTDTGLSMANFSLGRVSPSTGGQYRCYGVHNLSSEWSASSDFLDILITGEDLHRLNQNKEASLSSSLFSSGQLRVTPSLSVKPNSTVHSGENVTLLCWSMYSVDTFILSKEGSVQPPLRLKSKSQDGQFQAEFSMSAVTSHLSGTYRCYGSQDSSLYLLSHASVPVELTVSAPENRDHTMENLVRMGIAVMVLVALLILVFEARGSQRQIHHTTRR